A portion of the Bdellovibrio bacteriovorus genome contains these proteins:
- a CDS encoding ABC transporter permease, with protein MESFSLILALVFATLRLATPLIFAATGGLMSERSGIVNIALEGFMLFGAFAGAVAGQYFASAWLGWGAALIAGLIVGALYALFVIELKADQIVTGMAFNLLAMGVIPFLTKILYNSTGTTPALLVEDRFTFEPLLMAFVLVGLVAFWLYKSRSGLWLLFAGEHPEALLASGVSVRKVRWAAVCFSGIFAAWGGASLSLFLSSAYSPMMTSGRGYMALAALIFGKWKPLPALAACLLFAFADAVQIRLQGVRFGETEIPVQFVQILPYLVTIIALAGFIGKSRAPKALGREGF; from the coding sequence ATGGAATCATTCTCTCTTATTTTAGCTTTGGTATTTGCGACTTTACGATTAGCGACGCCACTTATCTTTGCCGCTACCGGTGGCTTGATGAGTGAACGTTCTGGTATCGTGAACATCGCCTTGGAAGGCTTTATGCTTTTCGGGGCTTTCGCAGGCGCCGTCGCTGGACAGTATTTCGCTTCCGCGTGGCTGGGTTGGGGCGCGGCTTTGATCGCGGGTCTTATTGTTGGCGCTCTTTATGCGCTTTTTGTTATCGAACTAAAGGCCGATCAAATCGTCACCGGTATGGCCTTCAATTTACTGGCGATGGGTGTGATTCCTTTCCTGACGAAGATTCTTTATAACTCAACCGGGACGACACCGGCTTTGTTGGTGGAAGATCGTTTTACTTTTGAACCTTTGCTCATGGCCTTCGTTCTTGTGGGACTTGTTGCGTTCTGGCTTTATAAATCGCGCTCAGGGCTTTGGCTTTTGTTTGCCGGCGAGCATCCTGAAGCTTTGCTCGCCAGTGGCGTGAGTGTGCGTAAAGTTCGTTGGGCGGCGGTTTGTTTTAGCGGCATCTTTGCGGCTTGGGGTGGCGCAAGTCTTTCTTTGTTCTTGTCTTCGGCTTATTCACCGATGATGACAAGTGGTCGTGGATATATGGCGCTAGCGGCTTTGATCTTTGGTAAGTGGAAGCCACTTCCCGCTTTAGCAGCGTGTTTGCTTTTTGCCTTTGCCGACGCGGTTCAGATCCGTTTGCAAGGTGTGCGCTTTGGCGAAACCGAAATTCCAGTTCAGTTTGTTCAAATTCTTCCCTATCTTGTGACTATCATTGCTTTAGCGGGATTCATCGGTAAAAGCCGTGCTCCGAAAGCTTTAGGTCGCGAAGGGTTTTAG